One window of Cohnella hashimotonis genomic DNA carries:
- a CDS encoding sensor histidine kinase: MPKLLRNIKWEWAFYATLSGAVVVGVIYGLWRPHIEALPAGAAIYRLIPLLIAVRIVSAYFRGRRYQSRIDALQEALKQSAAGNWEARLPEERTDAFAGSYREFNRLQLGLAERLRLLQQLGEKEVMGKAATVEEAVLEERRRLARDLHDTVSQQLFAIHMSASALPALVDKNPEHAGRVMQQLIEMSKAAQRQMRGLIAQLRPLELQGRTLPEALDRWFPDYCRQNGMQGTLDVRVSAALPPAMEHQLFLIIQEAMANVMKHSGADEVRLVLGETDRQVLLSIDDDGDGFSADRVKAGSYGLTTMRERAIQLGGDVEIATKPGAGTRIKVGLPKFAHAIEGNGRG, translated from the coding sequence ATGCCGAAGCTGCTTCGCAATATCAAGTGGGAGTGGGCTTTTTATGCGACGCTCTCGGGCGCCGTCGTGGTGGGCGTCATCTACGGCCTGTGGCGTCCTCATATTGAGGCGCTGCCTGCGGGCGCGGCCATCTACAGGCTGATTCCCTTGCTGATCGCCGTCCGGATCGTCAGCGCGTACTTCCGGGGCAGGAGGTATCAGAGCCGTATCGACGCGCTCCAGGAGGCGCTCAAGCAGTCGGCCGCCGGCAATTGGGAGGCGAGGCTCCCGGAGGAGCGGACCGATGCGTTCGCCGGCTCGTATCGCGAATTCAACCGGCTGCAGCTGGGGCTGGCCGAACGGCTTCGCCTGCTGCAGCAGCTCGGCGAGAAGGAAGTGATGGGCAAGGCGGCCACCGTAGAGGAAGCGGTGCTCGAGGAGCGCAGGCGGCTGGCCAGGGACCTTCACGATACGGTGAGCCAGCAGCTGTTCGCCATCCATATGAGCGCTTCGGCGCTGCCGGCGCTCGTGGACAAGAACCCCGAGCATGCCGGCCGCGTCATGCAGCAGCTCATCGAGATGTCCAAGGCCGCGCAGCGCCAGATGCGCGGCCTGATCGCGCAGTTGCGGCCGCTGGAGCTGCAGGGCAGGACGCTGCCGGAGGCGCTGGACCGCTGGTTCCCGGATTACTGCCGGCAAAACGGCATGCAGGGCACGCTCGACGTGCGCGTATCCGCTGCGCTGCCGCCCGCCATGGAGCATCAGCTCTTTTTGATCATTCAAGAGGCGATGGCCAACGTCATGAAGCATTCGGGCGCGGACGAAGTCAGGCTCGTCCTGGGAGAGACCGACAGGCAAGTACTGTTATCGATCGACGACGACGGCGATGGCTTCAGCGCGGATCGGGTCAAGGCGGGCTCGTACGGGCTGACCACCATGCGCGAGCGCGCGATTCAGCTCGGAGGCGACGTCGAGATTGCGACCAAACCAGGCGCTGGCACGCGTATCAAGGTCGGATTGCCCAAGTTCGCCCATGCGATCGAAGGAAACGGAAGGGGATAA
- a CDS encoding extracellular solute-binding protein, with product MRKNWKSYAIGTMVASSLALAGCSSNSGASGGAEPAASTSSAVKASGFPIVDQPIKLKMFTRTAPVNGPFKDMPVFQEYEKMSNVQVEFTEAPTDGFQEKKNLLFASNELPDALYRSGLSQLEATRYGAAGQLIPLENLIDQYAPNLKQLMDQYPEIRAGITTPEGHIYAIPGIVTLDAARTDKKWINQAWLKKLNLKMPETTDDLYNVLVAFRDQDPNGNGKKDELPMTARAPVAGQGLPILAMMSGSFGLDLQFGYNINLENDKVNIWMGNDRNKEMLMYLNKLYKEKLLDPEMFSQKEADYLAKQGSGNTGFFFDQTNNNFLSIQDQYTGIAPLKGPHGDQLQSQGAPVARDFGAFAITSVNKYPEVTMRWIDYFYSDEGSTLLRFGREGENYEVKDGIPYYTKAFIDSGNQSKLTPYAGGGAPHLISEKVASFINPPQVQEAQKKLDPFMPKVRYAAPMFDEATAQKVNILRNDLDKYYEEQSTKFIAGALSFDKWDEFQATLKKLKIDELQQIYQDAYDKMKK from the coding sequence ATGCGTAAAAACTGGAAAAGCTACGCGATCGGCACGATGGTCGCGTCCAGTCTGGCGCTCGCCGGGTGCAGCTCGAATTCCGGCGCAAGCGGAGGTGCAGAGCCGGCTGCTTCGACTAGCAGTGCCGTAAAAGCAAGCGGATTCCCGATCGTGGATCAGCCGATCAAGCTGAAGATGTTCACTCGGACCGCGCCCGTTAACGGACCGTTCAAGGATATGCCGGTGTTCCAGGAATACGAGAAAATGAGCAACGTTCAGGTGGAATTCACCGAAGCGCCGACGGACGGATTTCAAGAGAAGAAAAATCTGCTCTTCGCGTCCAACGAGCTGCCCGACGCTCTCTACCGATCGGGACTCTCGCAGCTCGAGGCGACGCGATACGGAGCGGCCGGCCAGTTGATTCCTTTGGAGAACCTGATCGATCAGTACGCGCCGAACCTGAAGCAGCTGATGGATCAATATCCGGAGATTCGCGCGGGGATCACGACGCCGGAAGGCCATATCTACGCCATTCCGGGCATCGTCACCCTGGACGCCGCCCGCACGGACAAGAAGTGGATCAATCAGGCGTGGCTGAAAAAGCTGAACTTGAAGATGCCGGAGACGACGGACGACTTGTACAACGTGCTCGTCGCCTTCAGGGACCAAGACCCGAACGGAAACGGCAAAAAAGACGAGCTGCCGATGACCGCCCGCGCTCCGGTAGCCGGCCAGGGACTGCCTATACTCGCGATGATGAGCGGGTCGTTCGGTCTGGATTTGCAGTTCGGCTACAACATTAATCTTGAGAACGATAAAGTGAATATTTGGATGGGCAACGACCGGAACAAAGAAATGCTCATGTATTTGAACAAGCTTTATAAGGAAAAGCTGCTCGATCCCGAGATGTTTTCGCAGAAGGAAGCGGATTATCTGGCCAAGCAAGGATCGGGCAATACCGGATTTTTCTTCGATCAAACGAATAATAACTTCTTGTCGATCCAGGATCAGTATACCGGCATCGCTCCGCTGAAAGGTCCGCACGGCGATCAGCTGCAGAGCCAAGGTGCGCCGGTCGCGCGGGATTTCGGGGCATTCGCCATCACGTCCGTCAACAAATATCCGGAAGTCACAATGCGCTGGATCGATTACTTCTATAGCGACGAGGGATCCACGCTGCTGCGATTCGGCAGAGAGGGCGAGAACTACGAAGTGAAGGACGGTATTCCATACTACACCAAGGCATTCATCGACTCGGGCAACCAGTCGAAGCTCACGCCTTACGCCGGCGGCGGCGCGCCGCACCTCATCAGCGAAAAGGTCGCCTCCTTCATCAACCCGCCGCAAGTGCAGGAAGCGCAAAAGAAGCTTGATCCGTTCATGCCGAAGGTCCGCTACGCGGCGCCGATGTTCGACGAAGCGACCGCGCAAAAGGTAAACATCCTGCGCAACGATCTTGACAAGTACTACGAGGAGCAGAGCACGAAGTTCATCGCCGGCGCGCTCAGCTTCGACAAGTGGGATGAATTCCAGGCGACGCTGAAAAAGCTGAAGATCGACGAGCTGCAGCAGATCTACCAGGACGCCTACGATAAGATGAAAAAGTAA
- a CDS encoding carbohydrate ABC transporter permease: MARPTTVKSASDGRVFDIVVNVFAVLIILVVLYPLIFVVSASFSDPAKVLGGEVWLLPKGFTLAAYENILHNGKIWTGYRNTIFYAAAGTLINMIMTVLAAYPLSRPDLPGRRLLMVIITLTMFFNGGLIPTYMLVKNLHMVDTVWALLVPGAIATYNLIVMRTYFQASIPWELQEAAHMDGCSNWRLLWNIILPLSKPILAVMVLFYAVGHWNSFFNALIYIRRESLYPLQLVLREILMISQSDAVDASVGIEDKILLAESIKYAVIIVSSLPVLVMYPFVQRHFVKGVMIGSIKG, from the coding sequence ATGGCTAGACCAACGACCGTTAAAAGCGCATCGGACGGCCGCGTATTCGACATTGTCGTGAACGTCTTCGCCGTGCTGATCATCCTCGTCGTCTTGTATCCGCTGATCTTCGTCGTCAGCGCTTCGTTCAGCGATCCGGCCAAGGTGCTCGGCGGAGAGGTGTGGCTGCTGCCCAAGGGGTTCACGCTGGCCGCCTACGAGAACATCCTGCACAACGGGAAAATCTGGACGGGCTACCGCAATACGATCTTTTACGCCGCGGCCGGCACGCTCATCAATATGATCATGACCGTTCTGGCGGCCTATCCGCTGTCGAGGCCGGATCTTCCGGGACGCAGGCTGCTCATGGTGATCATTACACTTACGATGTTTTTTAACGGAGGCCTCATTCCTACTTATATGCTTGTCAAAAACCTGCATATGGTCGATACGGTTTGGGCGCTGCTCGTACCCGGCGCGATCGCCACTTACAATCTGATCGTCATGCGCACGTACTTTCAGGCCAGCATTCCCTGGGAGCTGCAGGAGGCCGCCCACATGGACGGCTGCTCGAACTGGCGGCTGCTCTGGAATATCATCCTGCCTCTGTCCAAGCCGATTCTGGCGGTCATGGTGTTGTTTTACGCGGTCGGTCACTGGAACTCTTTTTTTAACGCACTCATCTATATTCGCCGGGAATCGCTCTACCCGCTGCAGCTCGTGCTGCGCGAGATTCTGATGATCAGCCAAAGCGACGCGGTGGACGCCAGCGTCGGGATCGAGGACAAAATCCTGCTCGCCGAGAGCATCAAGTACGCGGTCATCATCGTATCCAGCCTGCCGGTGCTGGTCATGTATCCTTTTGTCCAGCGGCACTTCGTCAAGGGCGTCATGATCGGATCGATCAAAGGTTGA
- a CDS encoding glycoside hydrolase family 2 protein translates to MTTKSYIKDYPRPQFVRDSWLNLNGRWSFRFDDENAGEKLRWQETFEGTHTINVPFTYETQASGIGEEAFHPQVWYSRSVPIPKEAEGKRVLLHFQAVDYIAKVWVNGTMAGAHQGGYAAFSFDITPYLVFGADNTITLKAEDSDSCTQPRGKQRWTKDNFECFYVQTTGIWQTVWLEYAAEQRLDRVKITPDIDRNRVRFDYEVTGTEAANGLRLEAIVTLKDRPVKRVGLDIDRPCLSVEVDLVHEANGPWKKSWWSPELPNLYDVEFVLYAGGEVVDRVGSYFGMRKISIEKNKVLLNNVPFYQRLILDQGYWTESHLTPPNEEALIEDIDKVMEMGYNGVRKHMKIEDARFLYWCDVKGLLVWSEMAATFEYHDRAVEAFSKEWLEIVRQQYNHPSIVAWVPFNESWGISSILRDRSQQKFTEGIYHLTKAIDPNRPVIANDGWEHTVSDILTLHDYVETGDEFLKRYADLEAITDNDTTCNKWKYAFAEGYGYRGQPIMITEFGGIAYRSEKGWGYGRQVDSDEAFIERFEGLTRAIRSVEGICGYCYTQVTDVQQEVNGLLTEDRKPKIPLERIREINLS, encoded by the coding sequence ATGACGACCAAATCGTATATCAAGGATTATCCGCGGCCGCAGTTCGTGCGCGACAGCTGGCTGAACCTGAACGGCCGATGGAGCTTCCGCTTTGACGATGAAAACGCGGGGGAAAAACTAAGATGGCAGGAGACGTTCGAAGGCACGCATACGATCAACGTACCGTTCACGTACGAGACGCAGGCGAGCGGGATCGGCGAAGAAGCGTTCCATCCGCAAGTCTGGTACAGCCGGTCCGTTCCGATCCCGAAGGAGGCCGAGGGCAAGCGAGTGCTGCTGCACTTCCAGGCCGTCGACTATATCGCCAAAGTATGGGTGAACGGGACGATGGCGGGCGCCCATCAGGGCGGCTATGCGGCTTTTAGCTTCGATATCACGCCGTATCTGGTCTTCGGGGCCGACAATACGATTACGCTCAAGGCCGAGGACAGCGACAGCTGCACGCAGCCGCGGGGCAAACAGCGCTGGACGAAGGACAACTTCGAATGCTTCTATGTTCAGACCACCGGCATCTGGCAGACGGTGTGGCTGGAGTACGCGGCGGAGCAGCGGCTCGATCGCGTCAAGATCACGCCGGACATCGACCGCAATCGGGTTCGCTTCGACTATGAGGTAACCGGGACGGAGGCGGCGAACGGGCTTCGGCTCGAAGCGATCGTCACGTTGAAGGACAGGCCGGTGAAGCGCGTCGGTCTCGATATCGATCGTCCGTGCCTATCGGTCGAGGTCGATCTCGTGCATGAAGCGAACGGTCCGTGGAAAAAAAGCTGGTGGTCGCCGGAGCTTCCGAATCTGTACGACGTGGAATTTGTGCTGTACGCAGGCGGCGAAGTGGTGGACCGCGTCGGCTCCTACTTCGGCATGCGCAAGATCTCGATCGAGAAAAACAAGGTGCTGTTGAACAACGTGCCGTTCTATCAGCGATTGATCCTCGATCAAGGTTACTGGACGGAGAGCCATCTGACGCCGCCGAACGAGGAGGCGCTTATCGAAGACATCGACAAGGTAATGGAGATGGGCTACAACGGCGTGCGCAAGCATATGAAAATCGAGGATGCTCGCTTTCTTTATTGGTGCGACGTGAAGGGACTGCTCGTGTGGTCCGAGATGGCGGCGACGTTCGAGTACCACGACCGGGCCGTCGAGGCGTTTTCGAAGGAATGGCTGGAGATCGTCCGTCAGCAGTACAATCATCCGAGCATCGTCGCATGGGTGCCGTTCAACGAATCGTGGGGCATCTCCTCCATTCTCCGCGACCGCAGCCAGCAGAAGTTCACGGAGGGCATCTACCATCTGACCAAGGCGATCGATCCGAATCGTCCGGTCATCGCGAACGACGGCTGGGAGCATACCGTGTCGGATATTCTGACGCTGCACGATTATGTCGAAACCGGGGACGAATTTCTGAAGCGGTATGCGGATCTCGAAGCGATCACAGATAACGATACGACTTGCAACAAGTGGAAGTATGCTTTTGCCGAAGGCTACGGTTACAGGGGGCAGCCAATTATGATCACCGAGTTCGGCGGGATCGCGTACCGGTCGGAAAAAGGCTGGGGCTATGGCCGCCAAGTCGATTCGGACGAAGCGTTCATCGAGCGATTCGAGGGTCTGACCCGCGCGATCCGCAGCGTAGAAGGCATCTGCGGCTACTGCTATACGCAGGTGACCGACGTGCAGCAGGAGGTTAACGGATTGCTGACCGAGGACCGCAAGCCCAAGATCCCGCTGGAACGGATCCGGGAGATTAATTTGTCCTAA
- the liaF gene encoding cell wall-active antibiotics response protein LiaF: protein MQQSVLHRIFWGFILIGGGLIFLLNQSGIIEVDIGYLFSNYWPVLMIFFGIQGMLLQRRNGFGWNSIVVLMGLFFLGRNLGWLHWELGDLIRFAIPAALIIAGLNMVFRGSGCGKSKKKWEESGWNEVTPPPAPKPFEAPLPPPPPPQPYDSPTAFADDPVPGDSHAAERRSEDPGEGDARGRGWDPTDRLSQRMERRQERMDHFNARMQERVERIHAKHRERHQAKARERHARHGHFDEQAYGGGNETERMWKEYHRPPGHSMRGSRIDHSRFIGDVHIGQEMWELQPMSISHFIGDTTIDLTRAHIPVGETRIYVSAFIGDVKAYVPGDHSVGIRVVSSCLIGDVKVLEQKRGGLFNQMSAETPGFQDTDKQVVLIVSCFIGDVRVTKVG from the coding sequence ATGCAGCAATCGGTGCTTCACCGCATTTTTTGGGGCTTTATTCTGATCGGCGGCGGCCTGATCTTTTTATTGAATCAGAGCGGGATCATCGAGGTGGATATCGGCTATCTATTTTCGAACTACTGGCCCGTCTTGATGATCTTTTTCGGCATTCAGGGGATGCTGCTGCAGCGGAGAAACGGATTCGGCTGGAATTCGATCGTCGTTTTGATGGGACTTTTTTTCCTGGGGCGCAATTTGGGATGGCTGCATTGGGAGCTCGGCGATTTGATTCGTTTCGCCATTCCCGCCGCTCTTATCATAGCCGGTCTCAATATGGTTTTCAGAGGAAGCGGTTGCGGAAAATCGAAAAAGAAATGGGAGGAAAGCGGCTGGAACGAAGTGACGCCTCCGCCCGCTCCCAAGCCGTTCGAAGCTCCGCTGCCGCCGCCTCCTCCGCCGCAACCGTATGACAGCCCGACTGCTTTTGCCGATGATCCCGTTCCGGGAGACTCGCACGCGGCCGAGCGGCGTTCGGAGGATCCTGGCGAAGGCGATGCGCGAGGGCGCGGCTGGGATCCGACCGATCGTCTGAGCCAGCGCATGGAGCGGCGCCAGGAACGGATGGACCACTTCAACGCCAGGATGCAGGAGCGCGTCGAACGGATCCATGCCAAGCACCGCGAGCGTCATCAAGCCAAGGCGCGTGAACGTCATGCGAGGCACGGACATTTCGATGAGCAAGCTTATGGCGGGGGCAACGAAACCGAGCGGATGTGGAAGGAATATCACCGCCCGCCCGGCCATTCGATGCGAGGATCCCGTATCGACCACAGCCGATTCATCGGCGACGTGCACATCGGACAGGAGATGTGGGAGCTTCAGCCGATGAGCATCTCGCATTTTATCGGAGACACGACGATCGATCTGACGCGCGCACATATTCCCGTCGGCGAGACCCGTATCTACGTATCCGCGTTTATCGGGGACGTCAAGGCGTATGTGCCGGGCGATCACAGCGTCGGCATCCGCGTCGTCTCGAGCTGCCTGATCGGAGACGTGAAGGTGCTGGAGCAGAAACGCGGCGGCCTCTTCAATCAGATGTCTGCGGAGACGCCGGGATTTCAGGATACAGACAAACAAGTGGTGCTTATCGTTAGCTGCTTCATTGGCGACGTGCGCGTGACGAAGGTGGGATAA
- a CDS encoding ammonium transporter produces the protein MTLETLSSGVDTIWVVLTAAMILLMEGGFALLEAGFVRQKNAVSIIMKVFVDISFGALLFYAVGFALMYGKDAGGLIGTSGFGMKGDLSHLSLNISTDTFWLFQCAFVIAVISIVSGAVAERIHFRAYIVYTIVMTGLIYPISGHWIWSAGGWLAKLGMVDFAGSAAIHALGGFAALAAALFLGPRIGRFAEDGRVNIVPPSNLPLASVGAFILWFGWFGFNSGSTLSATNPNIGHIAVTTMLASAAGSAACILFTILRYQKADPPTVINGALAGLVGITAGCAFVSDGAAIFIGAFSGIAMVLATEWLERRRVDDPVGAFAVHGICGSIGTLAVGLFAVPSLSPNAGLFYGGGWKLLGVQALGLAVVAVWGFALTWGALKLINAWRPVRVSRDEELVGLDVGIHGVPAYSQEHDFLDIERLKAE, from the coding sequence ATGACGTTGGAGACGCTCTCCAGCGGCGTCGATACAATATGGGTTGTATTGACCGCCGCGATGATCTTATTGATGGAAGGCGGCTTTGCGCTGCTCGAAGCAGGCTTCGTCCGGCAAAAAAACGCGGTCAGCATCATCATGAAGGTATTCGTGGACATCTCGTTCGGCGCCCTGTTGTTCTACGCCGTCGGTTTCGCGCTAATGTACGGCAAGGATGCCGGCGGCTTGATCGGAACGTCCGGCTTCGGCATGAAGGGCGACTTGTCCCATCTCAGCCTGAACATCTCGACGGACACCTTCTGGCTGTTCCAATGCGCATTCGTCATTGCCGTCATCTCCATCGTATCCGGCGCCGTCGCCGAGCGCATTCATTTCCGCGCGTACATCGTCTACACGATTGTCATGACCGGGCTTATCTATCCGATCTCCGGTCACTGGATCTGGTCCGCCGGCGGCTGGCTCGCGAAGCTGGGAATGGTCGACTTCGCCGGCTCTGCGGCCATTCATGCGCTCGGAGGCTTCGCCGCGCTGGCAGCCGCCCTGTTCCTCGGTCCGCGCATCGGCAGGTTCGCCGAGGACGGCCGGGTCAACATCGTCCCGCCCTCCAACCTCCCGCTCGCTTCCGTCGGCGCCTTCATTCTTTGGTTCGGCTGGTTCGGCTTCAATTCGGGGAGCACGCTCAGCGCGACCAATCCGAACATCGGCCACATTGCCGTAACGACGATGCTCGCCTCCGCGGCAGGCAGCGCTGCCTGCATCTTGTTTACCATTTTGCGCTATCAAAAAGCGGACCCGCCTACGGTTATTAACGGCGCGCTAGCCGGCCTTGTCGGCATCACCGCAGGCTGCGCCTTCGTATCGGACGGAGCGGCCATTTTCATCGGCGCGTTCAGCGGCATCGCGATGGTGCTGGCAACCGAATGGCTCGAGCGTCGTCGCGTCGACGATCCGGTAGGCGCCTTCGCCGTTCACGGGATATGCGGCAGTATCGGCACGCTCGCGGTCGGTCTGTTCGCCGTGCCGAGCCTGTCCCCTAACGCCGGCTTGTTTTACGGCGGCGGCTGGAAGCTGCTTGGCGTTCAAGCCCTCGGGCTTGCCGTCGTCGCCGTCTGGGGCTTCGCGCTCACCTGGGGCGCCCTTAAGCTCATCAATGCCTGGCGACCCGTGCGCGTCTCCCGCGACGAAGAGCTCGTCGGTCTCGACGTCGGCATCCACGGTGTGCCCGCTTACAGCCAAGAGCACGATTTCCTTGATATCGAGCGGCTGAAGGCAGAGTAG
- a CDS encoding ABC transporter permease, which produces MESVQPKAAAAATVSRKRQGSGLLRRMAKRYDLYLMLLLPIAWYLIFNYGPLYGLQIAFKNFNPGKGIAGSEWVGFEHFQRFFESYYFKRLLWNTLSINLFSLLIAFPVPILLALIVNELRSKSFGKWLQNITFIPHFMSVVVIVGILSVFLSPSTGPVNKLIEWLGGEPVRFMESVGWFKTIFISSNIWQNMGWQSIIYIAALSGVNPQLYEAAKMDGASRLRRIWHVSLPGIVPVIVILLILDIGHFMDVGFEKILLMQNNLNLETSDVISTFVYTTGILKGEYSYTAAIGLFNSLINLTLLLLVNRFARKTAETSLW; this is translated from the coding sequence ATGGAGAGCGTGCAACCCAAAGCGGCCGCCGCAGCGACCGTCAGCCGCAAGCGGCAGGGCAGCGGACTGCTGAGACGGATGGCCAAACGGTATGATTTGTACCTGATGCTCCTTTTGCCGATCGCCTGGTATTTGATATTCAACTACGGGCCGTTGTACGGGCTGCAGATCGCGTTCAAAAATTTCAATCCGGGCAAGGGCATCGCGGGCAGCGAATGGGTGGGCTTCGAGCATTTTCAGCGGTTTTTCGAATCGTATTACTTTAAGAGATTGCTGTGGAATACGTTATCCATTAACCTGTTCTCCCTGCTGATCGCGTTCCCGGTGCCGATCCTGCTGGCATTGATCGTGAACGAGCTTCGCAGCAAGTCCTTCGGCAAATGGCTGCAGAACATTACCTTTATCCCGCACTTCATGTCGGTCGTCGTCATCGTAGGCATCCTCTCGGTCTTTCTGTCTCCGAGCACCGGACCTGTCAACAAACTGATCGAGTGGCTCGGGGGGGAGCCTGTCCGCTTCATGGAGTCCGTGGGCTGGTTCAAGACGATCTTCATCAGTTCGAATATCTGGCAGAATATGGGCTGGCAGTCGATCATCTATATCGCGGCGCTCAGCGGCGTGAATCCTCAGCTGTACGAGGCGGCGAAGATGGACGGAGCTTCCAGGCTGCGGCGAATATGGCATGTCTCCTTGCCGGGGATCGTGCCGGTCATCGTCATTTTGCTTATATTGGATATCGGCCACTTCATGGATGTCGGATTCGAGAAAATACTGCTCATGCAGAACAACCTGAATCTCGAAACGAGCGACGTCATCTCGACGTTCGTCTACACGACAGGCATCCTCAAGGGCGAATACAGCTATACCGCGGCGATCGGTCTGTTCAACTCGCTGATCAATCTGACGCTCCTGCTGCTCGTGAACCGGTTCGCGCGCAAGACCGCGGAGACGAGTCTATGGTAA
- a CDS encoding alpha-L-arabinofuranosidase C-terminal domain-containing protein has translation MKKNATISIDCSRPSDHTVNPYLFGHFVEDIRDHMDAMLAFPLKDMDFESEAEEKQAVSGRWRAYTNGKNTQYALEASAQRHSGRAQRIRLLSDDEAYAGIAQKAALKGPIAYAVKLVARASVELRYLLVEAVDRRTEASLGSVRIDLASHNWREYEARLPVSGACADAEIRVYVPASHPRWIDHVSTGMLWIDHVSLLPEDSVGIVKREVVEMTRDLNAGMMRLAGNYISAYHWEHGVGPALERPVMYNEAWGGWTSKYFGTDEFIGFCKALGVEPLICVNDGSGTPEEAAQWVEYCNGGIDTPMGALRAANGYPEPYRVRYWEIGNEVWGQWQVGTCSAERFGERCVAFAQAMKAADPSLALMACGHTDQDWNRAVLDIAGEHIDYLTLHLYHGYGRFGMNRETPAEERYKAMAAFSEWTRSDIGRTAAQIAANPKHAHIKLAITEYNTMYYPNTIRKGLPEEHTLGAAVANAANLNEMLRASDLVQIGSFSDLVNGWLGGCIRVGDYYADQYCGKEAGWSGLPLTVYGTPTYEVMKLYAGSDISRMLPVDTVCGSFSVQSPKPAPFALDVLPDLDVAACANEDGTVVTVFIVNRSLEEVRTELRLDDFAASDATSLHEITGDSADEINSVFEPAKIACTTRVISAAEWQSGYPLRPSSVYALKIATKTGKGGAE, from the coding sequence TTGAAAAAGAATGCAACGATATCGATCGACTGCAGCAGACCGAGCGACCATACGGTTAACCCTTATCTATTCGGACATTTCGTCGAGGACATACGCGATCATATGGACGCGATGCTCGCTTTCCCGCTGAAGGACATGGACTTCGAGAGCGAGGCGGAGGAAAAGCAAGCGGTCTCCGGCCGCTGGCGCGCCTATACGAACGGGAAAAACACGCAGTACGCCCTCGAGGCGTCCGCCCAGCGGCATTCGGGACGCGCTCAGCGTATCCGACTGCTGAGCGACGACGAGGCCTATGCCGGCATCGCGCAGAAGGCGGCGCTCAAGGGACCGATCGCATACGCGGTCAAGCTGGTCGCACGCGCTTCCGTCGAGCTGCGCTATTTGCTCGTCGAGGCGGTCGACCGGCGTACGGAGGCGTCGCTCGGCAGCGTCCGCATCGACTTGGCCAGCCACAACTGGCGCGAATACGAAGCGCGGCTGCCGGTCTCGGGCGCCTGCGCCGACGCGGAGATTCGCGTGTACGTACCTGCCTCGCATCCGAGGTGGATCGATCACGTGTCTACCGGCATGCTGTGGATCGATCACGTGTCCCTGCTCCCCGAGGACAGCGTCGGCATCGTGAAGCGGGAAGTCGTGGAGATGACGCGCGACCTGAACGCGGGCATGATGAGGCTCGCAGGCAACTACATCAGCGCCTACCACTGGGAGCACGGCGTAGGTCCCGCGCTCGAGCGGCCCGTCATGTACAACGAGGCGTGGGGCGGTTGGACGAGCAAGTACTTCGGAACGGACGAATTCATCGGCTTCTGCAAGGCGCTTGGGGTAGAGCCGCTCATCTGCGTGAACGACGGCTCTGGCACGCCGGAGGAAGCCGCGCAGTGGGTCGAATACTGCAACGGCGGGATCGACACTCCGATGGGCGCTCTGCGGGCCGCCAACGGGTATCCCGAGCCATACCGTGTCCGCTATTGGGAGATCGGCAACGAAGTATGGGGGCAGTGGCAGGTCGGCACCTGCTCCGCCGAGCGATTCGGCGAGCGCTGCGTCGCCTTCGCGCAGGCGATGAAGGCGGCGGACCCTTCCCTCGCGCTGATGGCCTGCGGCCATACCGACCAGGACTGGAACCGGGCCGTACTCGACATCGCGGGCGAGCATATCGACTATTTGACGCTGCATCTGTATCACGGCTACGGACGCTTCGGCATGAACCGGGAGACGCCGGCCGAGGAACGGTACAAGGCAATGGCTGCCTTCTCCGAATGGACGCGGTCGGATATCGGGCGGACGGCGGCGCAGATCGCCGCGAATCCGAAGCACGCCCATATCAAGCTGGCGATCACCGAGTACAACACGATGTATTATCCGAATACGATCCGCAAGGGATTGCCCGAGGAGCATACGCTCGGCGCGGCGGTCGCCAACGCCGCCAATCTGAACGAGATGCTGCGCGCGAGCGACCTGGTTCAGATCGGCAGCTTCTCCGATCTTGTGAACGGCTGGCTCGGCGGCTGCATTCGCGTCGGCGACTACTATGCGGATCAATACTGCGGCAAAGAGGCGGGCTGGAGCGGTCTGCCCCTGACCGTATACGGCACGCCGACTTATGAAGTGATGAAGCTGTACGCGGGCAGCGACATCAGCCGCATGCTGCCGGTCGATACTGTCTGCGGCAGCTTTTCCGTCCAATCTCCCAAGCCGGCGCCATTCGCACTGGACGTCCTGCCGGACCTGGACGTCGCGGCTTGCGCGAACGAGGACGGTACCGTCGTTACCGTATTTATCGTAAACCGCAGCCTGGAAGAGGTCAGGACGGAGCTTCGTCTGGACGACTTCGCGGCTTCGGACGCGACTTCGCTGCACGAGATCACCGGCGATTCGGCAGACGAGATCAACTCCGTATTCGAGCCGGCGAAGATCGCTTGCACGACCCGGGTCATATCCGCCGCCGAATGGCAGAGCGGATATCCACTGCGTCCGTCGTCGGTGTATGCCCTTAAGATCGCGACCAAGACCGGCAAGGGAGGCGCCGAATGA